One Ailuropoda melanoleuca isolate Jingjing chromosome 14, ASM200744v2, whole genome shotgun sequence DNA segment encodes these proteins:
- the IMPACT gene encoding protein IMPACT isoform X1, which yields MAEGDAGSDQRQNEEIEAMAAIYGEEWCVIDDCAKIFCIRISDDIDDPKWTLCLQVMLPDEYPGTAPPIYQLNAPWLKGQERADLSNSLEEIYIQNIGESILYLWVEKIRDVLIQKSQMTEPGPDVKKKTEEEDVECEDDLILACQPETPAKALDFGISENRAEIEELPPIDHGIPITDRRSTFQAHLAPVVCPKQVKMVLAKLYENKKIASATHNIYAYRIYCEDKQTFLQDCEDDGETAAGGRLLHLMEILNVRNVMVVVSRWYGGILLGPDRFKHINNCARNILVERNYTNSPEESSKALGKNKKVRKDKKRSEH from the exons aatgaggaaattgaagcaatgGCAGCTATCTATGGCGAGGAATGGTGTGTCATTGATGACTGTgccaaaatattttgtattagaATTAGCGACGATATAGATGACCCCAAGTGGACACTCTGCttgcag GTGATGCTACCAGATGAATACCCAGGAACAGCTCCACCTATTTATCAACTGAA TGCTCCTTGGCTTAAAGGGCAAGAACGTGCAGATTTATCAAATAGCCTTgaggaaatatatat ACAGAATATTGGTGAAAGCATTCTGTATCTGTGGGTGGAGAAAATAAGAGATGTTCTAATACAAAAATCTCAGATGACAGAACCAG GCCCCGatgtaaagaagaaaactgaagaggaagatGTAGAATGTGAAGATGATCTCATTTTAGCCTGTCAACCAGAAACTCCCGCTAAAGCATTGGATTTTGGTATCAGTGAAAATCGAGCAG aaatagaagAATTACCTCCGATTGATCATGGCATTCCCATTACAGACCGAAGAAGTACTTTTCAGGCACACTTGGCTCCAGTAGTTTGTCCCAAACAG GTGAAAATGGTTCTTGCCAAATTGTATGAGAATAAGAAAATAGCTAGTGCCACCCACAACATCTATGCGTACCG AATATATTGTGAGGATAAACAGACCTTCTTACAGGACTGTGAAGATGATGGGGAGACAGCAGCTGGTGGGCGTCTTCTCCATCTCATGGAG ATTTTGAATGTGAGAAATGTCATGGTGGTAGTATCACGCTGGTATGGAGGAATCCTACTAGGACCAGATCGCTTTAAACATATCAACAACTGTGCCAGAAACATACTAGTGGAGAGGAACTACACAAACTCACCG GAGGAATCATCTAAGGCTttgggaaagaacaaaaaagtaagaaaagacaagaagaggAGTGAACATTAA
- the IMPACT gene encoding protein IMPACT isoform X2 gives MAEGDAGSDQRQNEEIEAMAAIYGEEWCVIDDCAKIFCIRISDDIDDPKWTLCLQVMLPDEYPGTAPPIYQLKQNIGESILYLWVEKIRDVLIQKSQMTEPGPDVKKKTEEEDVECEDDLILACQPETPAKALDFGISENRAEIEELPPIDHGIPITDRRSTFQAHLAPVVCPKQVKMVLAKLYENKKIASATHNIYAYRIYCEDKQTFLQDCEDDGETAAGGRLLHLMEILNVRNVMVVVSRWYGGILLGPDRFKHINNCARNILVERNYTNSPEESSKALGKNKKVRKDKKRSEH, from the exons aatgaggaaattgaagcaatgGCAGCTATCTATGGCGAGGAATGGTGTGTCATTGATGACTGTgccaaaatattttgtattagaATTAGCGACGATATAGATGACCCCAAGTGGACACTCTGCttgcag GTGATGCTACCAGATGAATACCCAGGAACAGCTCCACCTATTTATCAACTGAA ACAGAATATTGGTGAAAGCATTCTGTATCTGTGGGTGGAGAAAATAAGAGATGTTCTAATACAAAAATCTCAGATGACAGAACCAG GCCCCGatgtaaagaagaaaactgaagaggaagatGTAGAATGTGAAGATGATCTCATTTTAGCCTGTCAACCAGAAACTCCCGCTAAAGCATTGGATTTTGGTATCAGTGAAAATCGAGCAG aaatagaagAATTACCTCCGATTGATCATGGCATTCCCATTACAGACCGAAGAAGTACTTTTCAGGCACACTTGGCTCCAGTAGTTTGTCCCAAACAG GTGAAAATGGTTCTTGCCAAATTGTATGAGAATAAGAAAATAGCTAGTGCCACCCACAACATCTATGCGTACCG AATATATTGTGAGGATAAACAGACCTTCTTACAGGACTGTGAAGATGATGGGGAGACAGCAGCTGGTGGGCGTCTTCTCCATCTCATGGAG ATTTTGAATGTGAGAAATGTCATGGTGGTAGTATCACGCTGGTATGGAGGAATCCTACTAGGACCAGATCGCTTTAAACATATCAACAACTGTGCCAGAAACATACTAGTGGAGAGGAACTACACAAACTCACCG GAGGAATCATCTAAGGCTttgggaaagaacaaaaaagtaagaaaagacaagaagaggAGTGAACATTAA
- the IMPACT gene encoding protein IMPACT isoform X3, translating to MAAIYGEEWCVIDDCAKIFCIRISDDIDDPKWTLCLQVMLPDEYPGTAPPIYQLNAPWLKGQERADLSNSLEEIYIQNIGESILYLWVEKIRDVLIQKSQMTEPGPDVKKKTEEEDVECEDDLILACQPETPAKALDFGISENRAEIEELPPIDHGIPITDRRSTFQAHLAPVVCPKQVKMVLAKLYENKKIASATHNIYAYRIYCEDKQTFLQDCEDDGETAAGGRLLHLMEILNVRNVMVVVSRWYGGILLGPDRFKHINNCARNILVERNYTNSPEESSKALGKNKKVRKDKKRSEH from the exons atgGCAGCTATCTATGGCGAGGAATGGTGTGTCATTGATGACTGTgccaaaatattttgtattagaATTAGCGACGATATAGATGACCCCAAGTGGACACTCTGCttgcag GTGATGCTACCAGATGAATACCCAGGAACAGCTCCACCTATTTATCAACTGAA TGCTCCTTGGCTTAAAGGGCAAGAACGTGCAGATTTATCAAATAGCCTTgaggaaatatatat ACAGAATATTGGTGAAAGCATTCTGTATCTGTGGGTGGAGAAAATAAGAGATGTTCTAATACAAAAATCTCAGATGACAGAACCAG GCCCCGatgtaaagaagaaaactgaagaggaagatGTAGAATGTGAAGATGATCTCATTTTAGCCTGTCAACCAGAAACTCCCGCTAAAGCATTGGATTTTGGTATCAGTGAAAATCGAGCAG aaatagaagAATTACCTCCGATTGATCATGGCATTCCCATTACAGACCGAAGAAGTACTTTTCAGGCACACTTGGCTCCAGTAGTTTGTCCCAAACAG GTGAAAATGGTTCTTGCCAAATTGTATGAGAATAAGAAAATAGCTAGTGCCACCCACAACATCTATGCGTACCG AATATATTGTGAGGATAAACAGACCTTCTTACAGGACTGTGAAGATGATGGGGAGACAGCAGCTGGTGGGCGTCTTCTCCATCTCATGGAG ATTTTGAATGTGAGAAATGTCATGGTGGTAGTATCACGCTGGTATGGAGGAATCCTACTAGGACCAGATCGCTTTAAACATATCAACAACTGTGCCAGAAACATACTAGTGGAGAGGAACTACACAAACTCACCG GAGGAATCATCTAAGGCTttgggaaagaacaaaaaagtaagaaaagacaagaagaggAGTGAACATTAA